The nucleotide window acccctgcccctccccaatcAAGTGCAGGGTCCCAAGGCCTGGCACTCAGCTCAGCAGAGGCAACAACCCAGGAGGAAGTCAACAGGCCTCCCAGCAGCTAGGCTGGGCTCTCCATGGGCAACAGGTGCAGCAGGCAGAGGGCTGGAAGGGTCCTGCCCACGCAGAGTACAAGACTAGGAACCCAGAAGGGCCAGCCCGACCCAGGGTCACCTGACGGTGTGGTGGCCCAACAATGCCTCTCAGGGGCAGAGAGAGGTGCCAAGGGCAGTGGCCTGTGGACGAACATGCCACTGGGCTTGGCTTCAGCCTACAGCATGTCTCAGGGGCACCCACAAATGTCCCCCAGTGCCCAAATGGCCATCCCACTGCACGGAGGGAAGACACAGGAGGCTGTCTGGTCATGTGGGCAGGCCACCCCACAGCAGCCCCGTGAGCTGAGGCAAGGCTGCTGGCCACCCCTTCTCACTTGCTGCTGTGCTGGCCCGTGCGGTGCAGGAAGGCGTTCAGGGTGGCCCTGAGGTCCTCACTGATCTTCTCCTGCACAGAGAAGGGTCAGGCTGTAAGCAGCCATGCAAACAGTCAGGCCCCCCTCATCCAGGACAGAAACATGGAAGGACCTTCACAGATCTAAGCTCAAAGACTGAATGAAGCTTAGctttgaaaagatgctaaacttCCACTTTTCAAACGAAATGTATGAACAAAGTGTGGTTGTGAAGCAGGCTCCCAACAACCTTCTCATAAGTGTAGATGTGGCCCAGGCCACCACCTGCCCACTCCCCAGCAGCCAACCCAGTTCAGGACAAATGGGGCCTCTAGACACTTACAGTCGCTCGCTTCCTGAGAAAGGCGTCCGCTTCGTCCACGAAGAGCAGGAGGCTGTGAGGGCAGGGCCACGTGAGGGCAGGCAGGGCACAGCCCAGCGGAAACCCCACACTTTGCACTGTCCCCAGTGGCCTCTGGGACCCAGAGCCTGGCTACCCATCAGGACGTGTCCAGTGCCAGCATTGGGGCAAGTAACTAGAGATGGGCTGGTGAGCCCTCATCTTAAACACTGATAAATCACCGACACTGAGAGGCCCTTGGACCTCAGGGACAGGCTGTGGGGAAAGTACCGACCCCTTTCCCAGCAGGAGCCCCGGCTCACCCTCGCCGGCTGGTGCTGGCCCAGTCGAAGACCTTGTGCATGGCCGTCACGCCGTCCCGCCCCATGGGGGCCACATCCCCGCCCGTCATGATGGCGTAGTCCATACCGGAGTGCAGCGCCAGTTTCTGGGCGTTTGGGGAAGGGGCTTTAAGGGCTGCTCCACCTACCCTCCACCCCACTTCTCCTGGCCACCAGGGCCGGATCACGTGTGTGTGGAGACACCTGGCCTGCAGAGCTGGACAGGGGCACGTGTCCCAGGCAGGTgagtccccaccacccccagtccCACCTGTGCCCTCACCTTGGCAAACAGCGTTTTGCCCGTACCGGGTGGCCCGTACATCAGAACATTTCGGTACAGACTTTTGTTCTTCTTGGTGTTCCTTGTGGCGATGGCAATGTCCCGCACGCGAGCCTCCAGGCTGGGCTGCCAGGGGACATAGCGGTTTGGGGGGCGCTCTGCTGTCCAGTCCGTCCCTCCTTAGGGCCTGGGCTGGCACGTGAGGCCACTCTCCCCAGCTGGGCTGAGCCAGCAAACCAACTCCTGGGAGGTTGGGCAGCCCCACTTACGCTGAGGACAACACCCTCCAACGCGTCCTGAGGTTTACTGAGGAGGCGCCTGCTGACCTGCAGGGTAGGGGGAGGGTAGGGAGGGTCAGCGAAGCTCATGGCACAGTCACACCAGAACGCATGTGAGCAGCTTTCCTGGACAAGGCCGGCGGGGGAGACCGTCCGCAAAGCTGACCTCCAGCGCTGACCTCACAGCACAGCCCACAAGACGCAGGGGAAGCCTGGCTCCCCTCAAGGGAAGGAGTCGACCCTAGGCTGCCTCCAATGCCTTCTCTTCCAGGAGGACGGCTCACCACAGCCCCAGGAGTTCATAAACAAGCAGGGGGGCAGTCCACTCAAGAGGATGGCCACCCCGACAGACCCCCAGAGAGACCGAGTGGACCAGGGTGAGAGTCCCCCCAGTGCTGACATCACAGGGCCCAAGGGGCAGCATCAAGGAGGCAATGCAAGTCAGCACACAGAAGGAGGGTGGCATCTggacagaagaggaggaaggggctGTTGGGTGTGTGCCCCCAAGACCTGTGGTTACCTGTATGGGGTGCCTCAGCGCCTCCAGCACCGTGATGCGAGATGTCTCCCGCACCAGGGACGGCTTCCCCAGCCGAGCCTCAACGTACCGCCCTGCTATGGACGTGGCGTTCTTGGCGGAATAGATCCCAACAGCCAGCAGCGTCAGCCCGGCCACCTGGAGCGGACAGAGGAGGCAGGTGGTGTCCATCCCATCCCCTGGCTCCCTGGAGTCTTGCCAGGCCCACCAGCACCGGTGCACCAAAGGGCTGGCACCGGGGAGATGAAACGGGCATTTGGCATCCCCCatgccctccccccagccccaccaaggTTGATGCTGAGTCGTTTGAAGTGCCCCAAACCCAAAGGCCAAGTCACTTGTGCCTTTCTGGTAGGGGGAGGGGTGAGCACTCAGCATAGGCGCCAACCCCCAGTGGCTTGCAGAGCCCCTGACATGTGAAAGTACCCCAGGGAAGAAGGCAAAGGCGCTTACCGTGGCTGTCACTTTGTCCCAGTCTGTCACAAAGGCACGGAACCCTTCACCAAACAGGGTGCCTGCTGTCCTGCAGGGGAGCAGTGGCATGACCCAGAAGGCATCAGGCCATGTGCCACGTGGCTGGAGGCCCCTAGGTCAGCCCCGAGGGGCACTGCAGAAGGACCAGTCAGGGGAGGAGTAGGGCACCCACGTAGGAAAGGGGCCAGCAGAAGCCTGCCATGCGGGGCCTCACCTGATGGACTCTAGGATGGTCTGGCGGTGCTCAGCGGCCTTCAGGCGGATCTGCTCTCGGATGATATCAGCGTTCTCGCGCTCGGCCTTGGCCCGGGCGCGCGCCTCGGCCTCCACCCGCAGCATCTCATTCTTGTGCCGCAGCTCCATCTCCCGCTCCACGGTGGCTgcccagggagggggcaggggtggtgcTCAGCCCATGGCCCCCACCCAGGGCTGCTACAGAGGACAAGCAAGCCAGGGTGCCCTCTACCCCCAGGGTCTCAGCGTGCCCACCCCTGATGCTGCCTGGGGAGTGAAAGGCCTAAAGCAAGGGCGTGACCCGTGGCCAAGAGCTCCCAGGTCAGGGCCCTACCTCGCCGCAGGGCCTCCTGTTTCTGCACAGATTCCTCTTGCTTCCGTAAGTTTTCCTTGTTGAGAAGTTGCTGAGAAGGAGCCACAAAAGGAAGGGAAGGGCTTCGAGATTAGGAAACAGGCAACATCACACCAACAGGTTAGCTGCTCTGGCCTTGGAGACACCCCCACCACTCCTAGGGCTCCAAGCTCCTGGGGACGGTTACCCTGGGGCCTGCAGGCTGCACAGCCTAAGGCAGGAAGGAACCCTGGCCCCCCGCTCAGCTCAGCCTCGGGGTGGCCCTGACCTACAGCTGTCCTCATGAAATGGGCCTTTTGCCGAACTGTTGAATTTAGAAGCTAAAATGCCAACAGGCTCGATGTTTGAATGCCCCCTACAAACTCACTCGTCAGTCAAGTCCCACTTGGGAGACCCTCAGGGCAGCTCGGTTGGAACCCTCCTTTTCCCGCCCCTCAACCCAGTGCTTGCTGACAAGAGGATCCCAGACTCTGGCCCCCATGCCCCCTTGGGGAAGATGAGTGGCCAGGCAGTGCTCACCTGCTGCTTTAGCTGGTCCTCGTAGCGCTGCCGGGCTAGCTTGTCCTGGTACTGGGCCCTCTAGGGAGGGAGAGGGCGATGTGAACATACCCCAGCCTCAGGAACTAAGGTCTAGGCCGGGCCCCCACAGGCGCTGTCCCTGATGagcacccctccccagccctgctctcTTACAGCCTGGTGCTGCCGCGTCTCCTCACTCAGGGTCTTCCTCCGCTCCTCAGCCTGCACTCGGATCTGATCGCCCTTCAGCTGCTCCACTGCGGCCTCGTACTCCTGCAGGACACACCAGCTGCTGTGAGCCAGGGCCTAGTCAGACCTCCTGCCCCCCGTTCCCCCTCTGAGGGCCCTCCGAAGGGGCCAGACAGTGATGTGGCCTGTTCCACACCCCCATAGGCCTGTAGGTGCTCAGCTGCAACTGCACCAAGGCCCGGGAGGACCCAGACCCACAGGCAAAGAGAAGCCAGGAGAATGGACTGGGCCGGTGCCAAAGTAGCCAGAGAGTCTCCTGGGTGCCAGCCCCCCGACATGTGCTTGTGCTAGCTGCTCACTTCCTGATTCGCTTTACAACAACCCAGGTGGAGCATAGAGCAGGGCCTTTTCCACATTTGCTCACTATGTGCTCAGTGTGAGGGTGGGGCTCCCCTCTGAGAAACCAGACTCCTCACCCACACCTGCCTTCCAGAAGGTTCTGTGCAGACCTCAGGCCACACACCTGTGCTGATGCCCATTTCCCTCAACCCTGAGGAGGTGCCTGGGCACCCACCCTGCGCCCACCGCCTGCCTGTGTTCTCTCACCCTCCCCCAGCACCCACCCTCACCGATCACCCCGTCCTCTCCATCCCCCAACCCCTAGCACCCACCTTGCACCCACTGCCTGTGTCCTCTCCTTTCTGCCCGGGTCCTCTCCACAGCCCCCGAGCGCCCACCCTCACCCACCTTGAGCTTGGCTTGATGCTCCAGCTGAAGTGTCTGCTCCTGCATCTGAGCCAGACTCAGCGCCTCCTTGGCGTGtcctggggggaggggtgtgCAGGCATCAGGACACCAGGCAAGCGTTCACCCGGGCTAGGGGCGCTCAAGGACACCACAGCCTCAACCTGAAAGCACGCGTGGCCACGCTGGTTCCTGGTCAGATTTGCTCAGAGGCCCCCACTAAGAAGACCACTGCCCCATCTTGCCACTTTTGTCTATTCCACCCCCAACAGAAAACCCACATGTGGGGTCTGCCCCCAGGGGACTGTCACACCCCAGAGGGCTCCAGCAGAGAGGCTGTCCACTGCTCGTCCACTGACAGCAGGAGAGTCAAGCCTGTGGTTATACcgtcatttatttttcaagtgtGAATGTTTCTCTTGAGCCTTTGATACCTGTTACTATTCTACAACTGAGCACAGGCAGCTGAGGGCCTGAGTAAGAAAGAAGCAAAGGAGGATTAAACCAGAAAGAAGGCAACGCTTGCAGGCTGACGTTAGAAATGTCTTCACAGGCCATCTGTTAGAAACATGTGTGTAATTAACATCTTCCAGGTGTGTACTCTTCATAAGGGGACACATGTGGAAATATGTGGCAATACAAGGATGTTCTAGAAAAGAACGGACCCCAgcactctcctttcttttttttttttatttttttattttttttttactctcctttctaAAAAACCTTTGCATGGGGCCTAAGAGACTCCTGGTAACACAGTTCTGTCATCACTGTAAAGACCACGCTTTACCACAAAAACCTTCTAACGCATAAAAGCACAGAGAGAAGCTGGGGACCCCGTGGGCCCACCTCTCTGATGCTACCACATTCCTAGGTTGCGGACCACATGTCCACCCTTCTGTCTGCCACATCTGTCTTATTTTTTGAGGCCTTCAAGGTAGGCTGCAGATCCCAGGACCTGTCACCCACAAGTTGCAGCCCACACGCCACTGATTAGAACATAACCCCTGGGGCTGCCGGCTCCCAGCATGGGGCTCAATTGTCAGCTGAGGCACTCGGTCTGGCTTCAGAGCTTAGGGAGGACCTGCAGCTGGCTTGTTTACTCAAGCTGTGACCTATGGCAGCCAGGCTTGGTCACAGCCTGCAAGCAAAGCGGGCGCTCCCTCCCCTGACTCGTGGAGTGAGATGGCTgaatttgaatttggcaataaggagttcatgatctgaaagCAGGTAAACTGCTTAGTGCAGGGCCTGGCACCCAGGAGCCCTGCTAATCACAAGCTTTGGGCTCAGTGCTGAGAATGACGACTGTCACCTCACATCGTCCCGCACCAGGAGACGGGCCCAGCATCAACTGCACCCACCACAGGCAAGTTACTCTTCCCAAAATGCTATAAACACGTGGAGCACACAGCTTAAGGCCAAATGGGCTGCTCTGGCGTCCAAGGAGGACTGAGGAGCCCTGGGGAACCAACAGCATCAGGCTAGGCCCCAAGGGACACAGACAGAGGCCAGGCTGTGAGGGGCAGCTGAGGGTATCTTCGGTTCGCATAGGAGAGCAATGAGTGAACAAGAGTGGGCCCAGGCCAACCAGGGCAGGCCTCTGGCTGGGAACTGGAAGCATCTCCAGAAGacaggcctggggaggggctgaggggccTGAGGCACCctggggaggagggtttggggacAGAGGGGACAGGCAGCTCAGGGTGACACCTCTCCCACTGACCAGCAGAGAAGCCAGGAAGGAAGGCAagaacaaaatgaagtagggtTCACACCTGGGACAGCATCACGAGACATGGAGACGGATGAGGAGACAATGCCTCTAAGTGGTGGCAGGCGGAGGCTCTGCAGGAAATGCTGactgtgggaggtgggagagcagAGGCCAAGGCCCTGCGGACCCAAGTGGAGCATGTTCTGGggcagccagtgcaggagacctgggagcaGCTCACAGGCATGAGCAGACAGGAAGTCAGGGAGTTCCCTCGACTGCTACCCTGAGACACACCACAGGCTATTCACACTGGCCTGTACAACTGTGTGAGTGCAAGGGGCCAAGAGTCAGGCTTCAGATTCCCAAGGGAGGACAGGAAATGGGTGAAGCCCCCCATCacatgtgtgcgcacacacataccccaccccacacacacccctaaGAAATAAGGGCgaactccccccacacacacacctaagAAATGAGGGTgtactccccccaaccccccaccacacacaaacCTAAGAAATTAGACCTCATGTCAAAAGTCTATGATCACTGAGGTGTCTTGAAGCCTGGTCATTGTCTCTCAAGCCCCTCTGCAAGCCTGTCTTCTATTATCTTGCAAACTTAATCCATCTATTACACTCTACACCCACTCAGAGGTAGGGAGTGTTCCAGGTAGGTCTAAGGAAACAGGCTGCCCTGGGCCCAGGCCTACATATCCACAACGTTCCTCCCAGGATCGGAGAACCAGGCAGGCAGGAGACCTTTGCGCGGGGTGTTCTTGTGGCCCCGGTGGAAGAGCAGAGACTAAGCCACAAAGTGCCAGGCCACCCCTGGATAGGAAGATTCTGCTCACCTCTGCTTACAAGGCTGCAGCATGGGGTGGTAAGAAAACAGCACCTCTGCTTAAAAGTTTGAAAGTCGCTGTATTCTTTCAACTAACATCTTCTCAGCATGTGCTATATTCCAGACTTTTGAGACATCGTCAAATCCGCAGAAGAAAAGAAGGTTGGGAGAAAATACGTGGGCTTAGTGAAGGTGCAGTCAAGGGCTGATGCCTTGAGGGTAGGAGCCAAGAAGGTCATCTGCTGCCCTGGGCCGGCCTTATTTGTTGCTTACAGACCTCACCTATTCGAATGCTAACGTTCTCCAACAATAAGTGAAAGCCTGATGCATTTTCTTTAAAGCCTAGGACACTCAAACCCATCTCCCTTCTCAAACGGAAAACTGCCAGCAACTAGCACAGACGGATCCCCAACCTGGCCTGCCTTGGCCGTCCCACGTGGAGGCGGAAAGAGGCCGTAACTGGAGACCACGGTGCAGTTCCGCCACCTGCTGCCCGTACCCTCTGAGTCTACTCGGCACTGGTTTCCCCACGTGAAGAATGCGTGGCAGCTGGGAAGATGCCAGAAGGTCAGGGCATCCCGAACTTCCCCTGCACGCAGGGTGGCTCCGGCGGGCTTATCGCTTAAGGCTGGTTTCCTCCCCCGACCACCACTTGCTGCTCGATCGCTCAGACCACTTGCCCGCGAGCGCCCCGCCCGGTCGCCCTGCCCGCGCCCACCCGCCGCACTCACGCGAGTGCTCCAGCTCTCGCGCCGCCTTGGCCGCACGCTCCAGGCCCGTCGGGTCGAAGTTGCTCCATTTGTCCTTGGGCCCCGGCCGGTCCCCCGCGCCGCCGTCCCCGCTGCCTTCGCCTCCGGGCTGTACGGGCGGCAGGGGCAGAGGTGGCCCCGTGCCTTCGCCCTTGGAACCCTTGATGCCGAAGAGCCAGGACATGGTCCACAAGCGCCGCCGCCGCGGGAACTTGCAGCCGAATGGACTCGCGGGACTCACAGCGGGTTCCACGCGCCGCGAGCCGGCGGCAAAGACTGCGCAGGCGCAACAGCGGCCCTTCCTCCCTGGCAATGGAGGCGTGTGAGGGTCCCGTGCCCCATGCGACCCTCGGATTGGCTACGAGGGTCGTGACATCATGGTGTCTCAGCCGCGATTGTAGAGGCAGGCACAGAGGGCAGGCCGTCGGAGGGGCGGGGCGAGGTACCAGGTGACAGGCGCCGATCAGGGACAAAATTGAGGAGCTGGGCGCGTGCGCCCCCTTGAATACGTCAGCGTGGCAATGACGCTGGTCCAGGTGCTATGGGCCTCCAGAGTTCCGGCCCCAGGGGCAGCAGAGATGCTGGTGCTGGAGCGGAAGGCTTTTGGGTCCCGAACGAGGGAGCGGCCGCGGGAGCAAGAGTCCTCCACAGGCGCTCGGTCAGCGGGGGAGGAACCGGCCCGCGGCGAGCGATGGGTCGCAGGACCGGGGCAGAGAGCAGGTGCCGGCGCCGCTGGCTGAGCGGCTCCCTAGGATGGCAGAGAGCGGGTTGGGTGTGTCCAGCGCAAAGCGGGCCGGCTCATGGGCCGGGCGGCGCGGGAAGTACTGGGCCTGTTGCTTGTTGGGTCTCGGTGTTGAAATGATGGAAGGGCGGAAGCGCGGCCCTGGCCAATCTCCAGCAACCGTCAGTAGGATGAAGGGCTCTCCCAAACCTCCTCTTCAGCGTCTCAGCGCAGTGGCTCT belongs to Bos javanicus breed banteng chromosome 16, ARS-OSU_banteng_1.0, whole genome shotgun sequence and includes:
- the LOC133227939 gene encoding ATPase family AAA domain-containing protein 3 isoform X2; translation: MSWLFGIKGSKGEGTGPPLPLPPVQPGGEGSGDGGAGDRPGPKDKWSNFDPTGLERAAKAARELEHSRHAKEALSLAQMQEQTLQLEHQAKLKEYEAAVEQLKGDQIRVQAEERRKTLSEETRQHQARAQYQDKLARQRYEDQLKQQQLLNKENLRKQEESVQKQEALRRATVEREMELRHKNEMLRVEAEARARAKAERENADIIREQIRLKAAEHRQTILESIRTAGTLFGEGFRAFVTDWDKVTATVAGLTLLAVGIYSAKNATSIAGRYVEARLGKPSLVRETSRITVLEALRHPIQVSRRLLSKPQDALEGVVLSPSLEARVRDIAIATRNTKKNKSLYRNVLMYGPPGTGKTLFAKKLALHSGMDYAIMTGGDVAPMGRDGVTAMHKVFDWASTSRRGLLLFVDEADAFLRKRATEKISEDLRATLNAFLHRTGQHSSKFMLVLASNQPEQFDWAINDRIDEMVSFELPQREERERLVRMYFDKYVLKPATEGKQRLKLAQFDYGKKCSEIAQLTEGMSGREISQLAVAWQAMAYASEDGVLTEAMMDARVQDAIQQHRQKMQWLKAEGSQPPTLRTQAE
- the LOC133227939 gene encoding ATPase family AAA domain-containing protein 3 isoform X1: MSWLFGIKGSKGEGTGPPLPLPPVQPGGEGSGDGGAGDRPGPKDKWSNFDPTGLERAAKAARELEHSRHAKEALSLAQMQEQTLQLEHQAKLKEYEAAVEQLKGDQIRVQAEERRKTLSEETRQHQARAQYQDKLARQRYEDQLKQQQLLNKENLRKQEESVQKQEALRRATVEREMELRHKNEMLRVEAEARARAKAERENADIIREQIRLKAAEHRQTILESIRTAGTLFGEGFRAFVTDWDKVTATVAGLTLLAVGIYSAKNATSIAGRYVEARLGKPSLVRETSRITVLEALRHPIQVSRRLLSKPQDALEGVVLSPSLEARVRDIAIATRNTKKNKSLYRNVLMYGPPGTGKTLFAKKLALHSGMDYAIMTGGDVAPMGRDGVTAMHKVFDWASTSRRGLLLFVDEADAFLRKRATEKISEDLRATLNAFLHRTGQHSSKFMLVLASNQPEQFDWAINDRIDEMVSFELPQREERERLVRMYFDKYVLKPATEGKQHHSGTPHRRLKLAQFDYGKKCSEIAQLTEGMSGREISQLAVAWQAMAYASEDGVLTEAMMDARVQDAIQQHRQKMQWLKAEGSQPPTLRTQAE
- the LOC133227939 gene encoding ATPase family AAA domain-containing protein 3 isoform X3, translating into MQEQTLQLEHQAKLKEYEAAVEQLKGDQIRVQAEERRKTLSEETRQHQARAQYQDKLARQRYEDQLKQQQLLNKENLRKQEESVQKQEALRRATVEREMELRHKNEMLRVEAEARARAKAERENADIIREQIRLKAAEHRQTILESIRTAGTLFGEGFRAFVTDWDKVTATVAGLTLLAVGIYSAKNATSIAGRYVEARLGKPSLVRETSRITVLEALRHPIQVSRRLLSKPQDALEGVVLSPSLEARVRDIAIATRNTKKNKSLYRNVLMYGPPGTGKTLFAKKLALHSGMDYAIMTGGDVAPMGRDGVTAMHKVFDWASTSRRGLLLFVDEADAFLRKRATEKISEDLRATLNAFLHRTGQHSSKFMLVLASNQPEQFDWAINDRIDEMVSFELPQREERERLVRMYFDKYVLKPATEGKQHHSGTPHRRLKLAQFDYGKKCSEIAQLTEGMSGREISQLAVAWQAMAYASEDGVLTEAMMDARVQDAIQQHRQKMQWLKAEGSQPPTLRTQAE
- the LOC133227939 gene encoding ATPase family AAA domain-containing protein 3 isoform X4 — encoded protein: MSWLFGIKGSKGEGTGPPLPLPPVQPGGEGSGDGGAGDRPGPKDKWSNFDPTGLERAAKAARELEHSRHAKEALSLAQMQEQTLQLEHQAKLKEYEAAVEQLKGDQIRVQAEERRKTLSEETRQHQARAQYQDKLARQRYEDQLKQQQLLNKENLRKQEESVQKQEALRRATVEREMELRHKNEMLRVEAEARARAKAERENADIIREQIRLKAAEHRQTILESIRTAGTLFGEGFRAFVTDWDKVTATVAGLTLLAVGIYSAKNATSIAGRYVEARLGKPSLVRETSRITVLEALRHPIQVSRRLLSKPQDALEGVVLSPSLEARVRDIAIATRNTKKNKSLYRNVLMYGPPGTGKTLFAKKLALHSGMDYAIMTGGDVAPMGRDGVTAMHKVFDWASTSRRGLLLFVDEADAFLRKRATEKISEDLRATLNAFLHRTGQHSSKFMLVLASNQPEQFDWAINDRIDEMVSFELPQREERERLALEAGPV